Proteins encoded within one genomic window of Leptospira stimsonii:
- a CDS encoding glycosyltransferase family 4 protein yields the protein MRICIIVDDYLPESTKVAAKMMHELAVGFRRKGYEVMVVTPGANLTRSFELSILDGIRIYKFRSGRIKNVHKIKRAFNEILLSFRAWKHLRNEFIKNEHDLILYYSPSIFWGPLVKKLKKLWRAHSYLILRDIFPQWAIDNGILKKNSLITKFFQYFERINYDTADTIGLQSYKNKEWFEKQYPIYKNLRVLFNWVENAPVKLETAPYREKLGLKEKVVFFYGGNIGHAQDMRNILRLAKNLRDYPIAHFVLIGAGDEVDLVKEIVIKESLPNLTLLEPVSQNEFKNLLAEFDVGLFCLNRNHLTHNFPGKVLGYMVQSMPILGCVNPGNDLKEVIEDANAGFVSIAGDDLLFKENAIKLLDKTTRVKMGSNSKKIMDEKFSVQAAIDHLLVT from the coding sequence ATGAGAATTTGTATCATCGTTGACGACTATCTTCCGGAAAGCACAAAGGTGGCGGCGAAGATGATGCACGAACTTGCGGTAGGATTTCGCAGGAAAGGTTACGAAGTTATGGTTGTGACGCCGGGTGCGAACTTGACCCGTTCGTTTGAACTTTCGATTCTTGATGGAATTCGAATCTATAAATTTCGATCAGGACGGATTAAAAACGTTCACAAAATCAAAAGAGCGTTCAATGAAATTTTACTCTCTTTTCGCGCTTGGAAACATCTGCGCAATGAGTTCATTAAAAACGAACACGATCTGATTCTTTATTATTCACCGAGTATTTTTTGGGGACCGCTTGTCAAAAAATTAAAAAAACTCTGGCGAGCTCACAGTTATTTGATCTTAAGAGATATTTTTCCCCAGTGGGCGATCGACAACGGAATCTTAAAGAAGAATTCTTTGATTACAAAATTCTTTCAATATTTTGAAAGAATCAATTACGACACCGCTGATACGATCGGTCTTCAATCGTATAAAAATAAAGAATGGTTTGAAAAACAATATCCTATATACAAAAATCTTCGGGTCCTATTCAATTGGGTTGAGAATGCACCGGTAAAATTAGAGACAGCTCCTTATCGAGAAAAGCTCGGCTTGAAGGAGAAAGTCGTTTTTTTTTACGGAGGAAATATCGGTCATGCGCAGGATATGCGTAACATTCTAAGATTGGCAAAAAATCTGAGAGATTATCCGATTGCCCATTTCGTTTTGATCGGTGCCGGAGATGAGGTGGATCTTGTCAAAGAAATAGTAATAAAAGAATCGCTTCCAAATCTTACTCTATTAGAACCGGTCTCTCAGAATGAATTCAAGAATCTATTGGCCGAGTTTGACGTAGGTCTTTTCTGTTTAAATCGGAATCATCTAACTCATAACTTTCCGGGAAAGGTATTGGGTTATATGGTTCAATCGATGCCGATTTTAGGTTGTGTGAATCCAGGAAACGATCTAAAGGAAGTCATTGAAGACGCCAACGCAGGCTTTGTTAGTATAGCCGGAGACGATTTGCTTTTTAAAGAGAATGCAATCAAACTCTTGGACAAAACAACCAGAGTAAAAATGGGTTCAAACTCAAAAAAAATAATGGACGAAAAGTTTTCCGTGCAAGCCGCAATCGATCACCTCCTTGTTACCTGA
- a CDS encoding sugar transferase, with amino-acid sequence MNYERRHSKIYEQFFLSLTFQILIGWLLLISGIYITLGFIVGWNKEILFYENNFNTIVASIFSFSFSVISLRKIFKFPVAQTSGYIVPIVTFAYSLIIAYFFFNRKSYSSQVLTAAYMITLAWCFSGYFIGHRYRILKIAFIPLGSAKTMENTHGAQFYPLDEPSLKNQEYDAVVADLTSDELTPEYEKFLAKCTLSGIPVYHTKQIKEALTGRVKIHHLSENDFGSLLPSQFYGFLKRTIDLFACLILIPLMLPFLAITALIIKIESSGPAIFRQKRMGYRGKIFTMYKFRSMYSDIRGQKFTEGPSDPRITRFGKLIRKYRIDELPQLFNVFLGSMSFIGPRPESYELSQWYEKEVPFFSYRHIVRPGITGWAQVEQGYAAEVEGMNVKLEYDFYYIKNFSFWLDMLITFKTIKTIVTGFGSR; translated from the coding sequence ATGAATTACGAGCGCCGACATTCTAAAATTTACGAGCAATTTTTTCTAAGTCTGACTTTTCAGATTTTAATAGGTTGGTTGCTTTTGATTTCCGGAATCTATATCACTTTAGGATTTATCGTAGGTTGGAATAAAGAAATCCTCTTTTATGAAAATAATTTCAATACGATCGTTGCTAGCATATTTTCTTTTTCTTTTTCTGTGATTTCTCTGAGGAAAATTTTTAAATTTCCGGTCGCACAGACCTCTGGTTACATTGTTCCGATCGTTACTTTTGCATACTCATTGATAATCGCTTATTTCTTCTTCAATCGTAAGTCTTATAGTAGTCAGGTTTTGACCGCGGCCTATATGATCACTTTGGCTTGGTGTTTTTCCGGTTATTTTATCGGACATCGTTATCGAATTCTCAAGATTGCGTTCATTCCTTTAGGTTCTGCAAAGACGATGGAGAATACTCACGGTGCGCAGTTCTATCCTTTGGATGAGCCGTCGTTAAAGAATCAAGAGTACGATGCAGTGGTTGCAGATTTGACTTCGGATGAATTAACTCCGGAATATGAAAAGTTTTTGGCAAAATGTACACTTTCCGGAATTCCAGTCTATCACACGAAACAGATCAAAGAGGCGCTAACGGGAAGAGTAAAGATACATCATCTTTCGGAGAATGATTTCGGTTCGCTTCTCCCTTCACAGTTTTATGGATTTCTGAAAAGAACAATCGATCTGTTTGCCTGCTTGATCCTAATTCCATTGATGCTCCCCTTTTTGGCTATCACCGCGTTGATCATTAAGATTGAAAGTTCGGGACCTGCGATCTTCCGTCAGAAAAGAATGGGTTACAGAGGTAAAATTTTTACCATGTATAAGTTCAGAAGTATGTATTCGGATATAAGAGGGCAGAAATTTACGGAAGGACCCTCCGATCCAAGGATCACAAGATTTGGAAAGCTAATTCGAAAGTATAGAATTGACGAGTTGCCGCAGTTATTTAATGTATTCCTTGGTTCAATGAGTTTTATTGGACCGCGACCGGAATCATACGAACTTTCTCAATGGTATGAAAAGGAAGTGCCATTTTTTAGTTATCGTCATATCGTCAGACCAGGGATAACCGGTTGGGCTCAGGTGGAACAAGGATATGCCGCCGAAGTAGAAGGAATGAATGTAAAATTAGAATATGATTTTTATTATATTAAGAATTTTTCATTTTGGCTCGATATGCTAATTACTTTTAAAACGATTAAGACAATTGTGACAGGCTTTGGCTCTCGATGA
- a CDS encoding flippase produces MLSKIYLHYPNLKKILQNSGWLFFDKLFRMGMGMFLGVWIARYLGPDSYGKLNYVIAYIALIGSFTNLGLDGIAVRELIKDKTYKEEILSTSFFLQFVAGLFAYIISIGLIFVLRPGEGDVFWMVCLIGFTLSFRAIGVVKYWYEAQVLSKYFVWLENGLFVIFSGIRIFLILRGFTVFAFVWVGLVESIINLFGYYLIYKFHEGRLSIRHANWKRAVDLLRDSWMLLLSGLAIIIYMRIDQLMIGQMLGDEAVGVYTAAVKVSEVWYFIPMAIASSLFPSILKAKEFNQELYLNRLKLLHSAMLLIALLIAIPMSFLSDPIIRLLFGTRFSEAGVILAIHIWAGTFVFIGVASSRYYLTENLQKVELYKGIVGCLSNVVLNFILIPIYGVKGAAIATVFSQFLASVLFNVFLKKTREIFFIQLGSINFISFFRQINELRRLF; encoded by the coding sequence ATCTTAAGTAAAATTTATCTCCACTATCCAAATCTAAAAAAAATTCTCCAGAACAGCGGTTGGCTTTTCTTTGATAAGCTTTTTCGAATGGGTATGGGGATGTTTCTGGGAGTCTGGATCGCCCGCTATCTAGGTCCAGATAGTTACGGTAAGCTTAATTACGTGATCGCCTACATTGCGTTAATTGGGAGTTTTACCAATCTCGGCCTGGATGGGATCGCCGTTCGAGAGTTGATCAAAGATAAAACGTACAAAGAAGAAATTCTTTCAACCTCCTTCTTTTTACAATTTGTTGCAGGTCTCTTCGCATATATTATTAGTATAGGCCTCATCTTCGTACTTAGACCTGGAGAAGGAGACGTCTTTTGGATGGTCTGTTTGATCGGATTCACTCTGAGCTTCCGAGCAATTGGAGTTGTAAAATATTGGTATGAAGCGCAGGTATTGTCCAAGTATTTTGTTTGGCTTGAGAATGGCCTCTTTGTAATATTTTCCGGAATACGAATTTTTTTAATTTTAAGAGGGTTTACTGTTTTTGCCTTTGTATGGGTCGGACTTGTCGAGTCGATCATCAATCTTTTCGGATATTATCTGATCTATAAATTTCATGAAGGTAGACTTTCAATCCGACATGCAAATTGGAAGAGGGCGGTCGATCTTTTGCGAGATAGTTGGATGCTTTTACTTTCGGGTCTTGCGATTATCATATATATGAGAATCGATCAACTTATGATCGGCCAGATGTTAGGCGACGAAGCCGTTGGAGTCTATACTGCGGCGGTAAAGGTCAGCGAAGTTTGGTATTTTATTCCGATGGCGATCGCGTCCTCTCTTTTTCCCTCGATTTTGAAAGCGAAGGAATTCAATCAAGAACTCTATTTGAACAGGTTAAAACTTCTTCATTCTGCTATGCTCTTAATTGCGCTTTTAATCGCGATTCCAATGAGTTTTTTATCGGATCCGATTATTCGTCTTCTATTTGGAACTCGATTTTCAGAGGCGGGAGTGATTTTAGCGATCCATATTTGGGCCGGTACATTTGTTTTCATAGGAGTAGCGAGCAGTCGTTATTATCTTACTGAAAATTTACAAAAAGTTGAACTTTATAAAGGTATCGTGGGTTGTTTATCGAATGTAGTTCTGAATTTTATTTTGATTCCGATTTACGGAGTGAAGGGTGCAGCGATCGCAACCGTTTTTTCTCAGTTTTTAGCGAGTGTATTGTTTAACGTTTTCCTCAAGAAGACGAGGGAGATATTCTTTATTCAATTGGGATCCATTAATTTTATATCCTTCTTTCGCCAGATAAATGAGCTTAGAAGGTTATTTTGA
- the wecB gene encoding non-hydrolyzing UDP-N-acetylglucosamine 2-epimerase, whose product MLKVMTIVGTRPELIKMSRVIAELDRSFHHILVHSGQNYDYELNQVFFEDLEIRKPDYFLNVAGETATATIAQVLLKADEIFEIEKPDALLLYGDTNTCLSIISAKRRKIPVFHMEAGNRCFDQRVPEELNRKVVDHLSDVNLVLTEHARRYLLAEGIRPETIIKTGSHMDEVLRYYREKIDRSKILTELKLKERQYFIVSSHREENVDTVDNLQNLLESLNAICEEYKLPVIVSTHPRTRKRLEGFKELKMNPLITFLKPFGFLDYIRLQMSAFCILSDSGTITEEASLLELPAITIRNAHERPEGMDVGTLIMSGLKKERILDSIRIVTNQNKSGTGKKKVVEDYPAGEVSKKIVSIVQSYTDFINRTVWHKSN is encoded by the coding sequence ATGCTTAAGGTGATGACAATCGTAGGAACTCGGCCCGAACTGATCAAGATGAGTAGGGTGATCGCGGAGCTAGACCGAAGTTTTCATCATATTCTCGTTCATTCCGGACAGAATTACGATTACGAATTGAACCAAGTTTTTTTTGAGGACTTGGAGATTCGGAAGCCGGATTATTTTTTGAACGTTGCGGGAGAGACTGCGACCGCGACGATCGCTCAGGTTTTACTCAAAGCGGACGAAATTTTTGAAATCGAAAAACCGGACGCTCTTCTTTTATACGGGGACACGAACACTTGTCTTTCAATTATATCGGCGAAGAGAAGAAAGATTCCTGTGTTTCATATGGAAGCAGGGAATCGTTGTTTTGATCAAAGGGTCCCAGAAGAATTGAATCGAAAAGTGGTGGATCACCTGAGTGATGTCAATCTCGTTTTAACGGAGCACGCTAGACGTTATCTATTGGCGGAAGGAATTCGACCCGAAACGATTATAAAGACCGGATCTCACATGGACGAGGTTTTACGGTATTATCGAGAAAAAATCGATCGATCCAAAATTCTTACTGAACTGAAATTAAAAGAACGACAATACTTTATCGTAAGTTCGCACAGAGAAGAAAACGTAGATACAGTTGATAACTTGCAAAATCTATTAGAATCTTTGAATGCGATTTGCGAAGAATATAAACTTCCAGTTATCGTATCAACCCATCCGAGAACTCGAAAACGATTGGAAGGTTTTAAGGAATTGAAGATGAATCCTTTGATCACCTTCTTAAAGCCGTTCGGGTTCCTGGATTATATACGTTTGCAGATGTCTGCGTTTTGTATCCTTTCCGATAGCGGAACCATTACGGAAGAAGCTTCTCTATTGGAACTTCCCGCCATTACGATTCGAAACGCTCACGAACGTCCCGAGGGTATGGACGTAGGGACTCTCATTATGAGCGGTCTTAAGAAGGAAAGAATCCTGGATTCGATCCGGATCGTAACGAATCAAAATAAGTCGGGCACCGGTAAGAAGAAAGTCGTAGAAGATTATCCCGCGGGTGAAGTTTCAAAGAAGATTGTGAGCATTGTTCAGAGTTATACGGATTTTATCAATCGAACCGTCTGGCATAAAAGTAACTGA
- a CDS encoding O-antigen polymerase, producing the protein MSLIIFALGILNVTLSYFLLKKTSWIVILILSYWFFWMFISSLSLTGLFIPSNFTYYLYIMLLSSLTIGVGLYRVYFTFKEKKQNVNEKSFSFFGIEEERKEFYYFVFILIFVFPIVLFFLLKSLYLNLSPDAMPPSLFRAHAFGVHGDSILFGKNKYLYYYSLAINPMILATLFLGVGFYLSLEKKRILILGSTLVAMDTLMMLGRFGFYYILIMLFLILLIKFLRDRQSILKLFTFPRLIGFGLVFILIFSIGTLRSSEKKIDVKEFINVFIIDYHTESFSMFDHELKDKDSLLHERTYGRSSLGGIERGFSFLLGLFRIPFQFQVQSDLIGGYLHKNRLLGYTSDGQPKEYNAFGSVLFSLYKDGGIPFTLLLGTLFGFLISKYSQSMISLKPFQLSILAALLFIGIFGLFQPVLGGPILLTILFIAVFSIL; encoded by the coding sequence ATGTCGCTAATCATTTTCGCCCTCGGAATTTTGAATGTAACTCTTTCATACTTTCTCCTAAAGAAAACCAGCTGGATTGTGATTTTGATTCTATCCTACTGGTTTTTTTGGATGTTTATTTCCTCGCTTTCTTTGACGGGGTTGTTTATTCCCTCAAATTTTACGTATTATCTTTATATAATGCTTTTGTCCTCGCTTACGATAGGGGTTGGTTTGTATAGAGTTTATTTTACTTTCAAAGAAAAAAAACAGAATGTTAATGAGAAATCCTTTTCTTTCTTTGGCATCGAGGAAGAACGCAAGGAATTTTATTATTTTGTTTTTATTTTGATCTTCGTTTTTCCAATCGTTTTATTTTTCCTTTTGAAATCCCTTTATTTAAATCTATCTCCAGATGCTATGCCGCCCTCGCTTTTTAGAGCTCACGCATTTGGCGTCCATGGCGATTCTATTTTATTTGGGAAAAACAAATATTTATACTACTACTCCTTAGCAATCAATCCTATGATACTTGCGACCTTGTTTTTAGGAGTCGGCTTTTATCTTAGTTTGGAGAAGAAGAGGATTTTGATATTGGGTTCGACGCTTGTGGCAATGGATACCCTTATGATGCTGGGTAGATTTGGATTTTATTATATTCTTATTATGCTTTTCTTGATCTTGTTAATTAAGTTTCTGAGGGATCGGCAAAGCATTCTGAAATTGTTTACCTTTCCGCGACTTATTGGGTTTGGTTTGGTTTTTATTCTGATTTTTTCCATTGGGACATTGAGAAGTTCTGAGAAAAAAATTGATGTAAAAGAATTTATCAACGTGTTCATAATAGACTATCATACAGAATCTTTTTCCATGTTCGATCACGAACTAAAAGATAAGGATTCGCTTTTACACGAAAGGACATACGGTAGATCTTCGCTTGGCGGTATAGAAAGAGGTTTTTCGTTTCTATTAGGTTTGTTTCGAATTCCTTTTCAGTTTCAAGTTCAGAGTGATTTGATCGGAGGTTACTTGCATAAGAATCGATTGTTGGGTTATACTTCAGATGGTCAGCCGAAAGAATACAACGCGTTCGGATCCGTACTGTTTAGTCTATACAAGGACGGAGGGATTCCTTTTACCTTGTTGCTCGGGACATTATTCGGTTTTCTTATATCGAAATATTCCCAGTCCATGATCTCTTTGAAACCATTTCAACTTTCGATTTTAGCTGCTTTATTGTTTATCGGAATCTTCGGTCTTTTTCAACCGGTTCTTGGTGGTCCGATCTTGTTGACCATTTTGTTTATAGCTGTGTTTTCAATTCTCTAG